A genomic region of Colletotrichum destructivum chromosome 5, complete sequence contains the following coding sequences:
- a CDS encoding Putative short-chain dehydrogenase/reductase SDR, NAD(P)-binding domain superfamily, which produces MPTTLPGTTVIVTGSGGGLGKAIAEAYLATGANVVIADIDEARVNAVASEHRDTYAGRLHTAVVDVTSEASVEALVSGAVERFGRLDVVVNNAGVMDRFDPAGDCAKDTWDRVLAVNLTGPFLTTKFAVNQFLNQGPAGAGGGPRGLIINVGSNASYRGMTSGVAYTASKHGVVALTKNSAGFYGDKGIYSVALLVGPMDTTNIMDAFAGGVNQPAMEKVTAAMPEYKRGETGLDPAAVAKYCVFLTDKDIASSANGSCVVLNRNWPFA; this is translated from the coding sequence ATGCCCACTACGCTCCCCGGCACAACCGTCATCGTgaccggctccggcggcggcctcggcaaggccatcgccgaggcctaCCTCGCCACGGGCGccaacgtcgtcatcgccgacatcgatGAGGCCCGcgtcaacgccgtcgcctcggaGCACCGCGACACCTATGCCGGCCGCCTGCACACTGCTGTCGTCGATGTCACCTCCGAGGCCTCggtcgaggccctcgtcagtggcgccgtcgagcgcttcggccgcctcgacgtcgtcgtcaacaacgccggcgtcatggACCGCTTCGACCCAGCCGGCGACTGCGCCAAGGACACCTGGGACCGCGTCCTCGCTGTCAACCTCACAGGGCCCTTTCTCACCACCAAGTTCGCCGTCAACCAGTTCCTGAACCAGGGCcctgccggcgccggcggcgggccccgcggcctcatcatcaacGTCGGCTCCAACGCGAGTTACCGCGGCATGACCTCGGGCGTCGCCTACACGGCCTCCaagcacggcgtcgtcgccctcacCAAGAACTCGGCGGGCTTTTACGGCGATAAGGGCATCTACTCGGTCGCCCTGCTGGTCGGGCCCATGGACACGACCAACATCATGGACGCCTTCGCCGGGGGCGTCAACCAGCCCGCCATGGAAAAGGTCACGGCCGCCATGCCCGAGTACAAGCGCGGCGAGACGGGGCTggacccggccgccgtcgccaagtACTGCGTTTTCCTGACGGACAAGGACATTGCGTCGTCAGCCAACGGGAGCTGCGTCGTGCTGAACCGGAACTGGCCATTCGCTTAG